The DNA region GGCCGACGCGGAGGATGTCGTCGGCGAGGTCGCCGAGGCCGGTCGAGAGGACGATGTCGTGGTCGTCTTCGAGGGTCTGCTGGACCGCCCCGGCCTCGCCGGGGAGGTGGAACGCGGTCACGGTCGGGGCACAGCGCTCGGGAGCCGGGTAGAGGTCCAGCCCGAGTTCTGCCCCACGTTCCCGACAGTGCGTGGCGACCGTCTCGTGACGCTCGTAGACCGAATCCAGGCCCTCCTCCAGCAGCAGCGACAGCGACTCGTCGAGTGCGGCGACGTTGGCCACGAGGTGGGTGTAGGGGAACATCTCGCTCGTGTCGCGCCACGGGAGCAGGTTCGTGTAGAGCGAGGCCGGGTCGCGGTCCTCGGCGACGCTCCACGCGCGGTCGCTGACAGCGACGGTCGTCAGGCCCGGCGGCGAGCTGAACGCCTTCTGGGACGCGCCCAGATTGATGTCGATGTGCTCGCTCGGGACGGGCGTCCCGCCGAGCGAGGAGACGGCGTCGACCACCGTCAGGACGTCGTGCTCGTGACACAGTTCGAGGACGGGTTCGATGTCGTTCAGGGTGCCCGTCGGGGTCTCGCAGTGGACCATCGTCGCGAGCTTGTACTCGCCCTCTTCGAGGGCAGTCTCGACCGCGTCGATGTCGAGCGGGTCGGTGTAGTCGGCCCCGACGACAGTCGGCTCGCCGCCGTAGTTCTCCACGAAGTCGGCGAATCCGTCGCCGTAGAGGCCGTTCGAGACGCACAGGACCTCGTCACCGGGGGCGACAGTCGAGGCGATGGCGGCCTCGAGGCCGAGGATGCCCTCGCCGCCCATGACGATGACGTCGTCGTCGGTGTCGTAGACGGTCTGGAGCTTCTCGCAGACCTCGTCGTAGGTGTCGAAGAACGCCTGTTCGACGTCCGGGTTCGGCATCGGGTCGCTCATGCGGTCGCGGACCCGCGGCGGGACGGCGGTGGGGCCGGGTGTCAGTTGCATGTGTGGGCGTTGTCGATGGGGTGGCTTAGGCGTGGCTGGTTGGCCCTGGTGGTAGTGCGGGTGGTGCGGGCCGCACCGGACGGGAAGGCACAAAAGCACCCTCCACGCAGTTGGGGACATGAGCAAACTCTCGCCCGCGGACCTGGAGCGCTACATCTTCTCACGGACGGGCGCGGCCAGCGACGACCTCCTGGTCGGCGCCGGCTACGGCGAGGACGCCGCGGCCATCGCCACCGACGAGGGGACCATGGTCGTGAGCACCGACCCCATCTCGCTCGCGGCCGACCGCATCGGGACGCTCGGGGTCGCCATCGCCAGCAACGACGTGGCGGCCTGTGGCGGCGTCCCGGAGTGGCTCGTGAGCACCATCCTGCTGCCGGAGCCCGACGTCGACCTCCTCGACGAGATCACGGCCCAGCTCGACGCCGAGGCCAGCCGTCTGGGAATCACCATCATCGGCGGCCACACCGAGACCGTCGCGGGACTGGAGCGCCCGCTCCTCTCGCTCACCTGCATGGGGCCGACCGACCGGTACGTCCCGACCAGCGGGGCGACCCCCGGCGACACCGTGATTCTCACGAAGGGCGCCGGCATCGAGGCGACGGCGGTCCTCGCGACCGACTTCGGTGCGGACCTCGCCGAGGCAGGCGTCGATTCGGAGACCGTCGAGCGCGCCGCGGGGTTCTTCGACGACATCAGCGTCCTCCCCGATTCGGCGGTCCTCGCGCCCGTCGCGACCGCGATGCACGACCCGACCGAGGGCGGCGTCCTCAACGGGCTGGTCGAACTCGCCTGCGCCTCTGGCGTCAGGCTCGAAGTGGACAGCGAGGACGTCGGCGTCCGCCCCGAGACCCGCACCCTCTGTGCAGCGATGGACGTCGACCCGGTCCGGGTCCTCGGCTCCGGCGCGCTGCTGGCGGCCGTCCCCGAAGACGACGCCGAATCGGTACTCTCGGCGCTGGAATCGGAAGGCATCGAGGCGACCGCCCTCACCGCGGTCGAGGCGGCAGCCGACGAGGACGAGGTGGGCGTCATCTACGACGGCCAGCACTACGCCGGCAGCGTCGACGACGACATGTACGACCTCTGGGACTGAGCC from Haloarchaeobius amylolyticus includes:
- a CDS encoding pyridoxal-phosphate-dependent aminotransferase family protein, translating into MQLTPGPTAVPPRVRDRMSDPMPNPDVEQAFFDTYDEVCEKLQTVYDTDDDVIVMGGEGILGLEAAIASTVAPGDEVLCVSNGLYGDGFADFVENYGGEPTVVGADYTDPLDIDAVETALEEGEYKLATMVHCETPTGTLNDIEPVLELCHEHDVLTVVDAVSSLGGTPVPSEHIDINLGASQKAFSSPPGLTTVAVSDRAWSVAEDRDPASLYTNLLPWRDTSEMFPYTHLVANVAALDESLSLLLEEGLDSVYERHETVATHCRERGAELGLDLYPAPERCAPTVTAFHLPGEAGAVQQTLEDDHDIVLSTGLGDLADDILRVGHMGYNAQLEKVDRVMDALATVLEE
- a CDS encoding AIR synthase family protein, whose product is MSKLSPADLERYIFSRTGAASDDLLVGAGYGEDAAAIATDEGTMVVSTDPISLAADRIGTLGVAIASNDVAACGGVPEWLVSTILLPEPDVDLLDEITAQLDAEASRLGITIIGGHTETVAGLERPLLSLTCMGPTDRYVPTSGATPGDTVILTKGAGIEATAVLATDFGADLAEAGVDSETVERAAGFFDDISVLPDSAVLAPVATAMHDPTEGGVLNGLVELACASGVRLEVDSEDVGVRPETRTLCAAMDVDPVRVLGSGALLAAVPEDDAESVLSALESEGIEATALTAVEAAADEDEVGVIYDGQHYAGSVDDDMYDLWD